In the genome of Sphaeramia orbicularis chromosome 13, fSphaOr1.1, whole genome shotgun sequence, one region contains:
- the LOC115431186 gene encoding olfactory receptor 11A1-like, with amino-acid sequence MENYSQVSYFFLVAYFDTGIFKYLYFLLIMTLYVLVITANVFLIVLICVNRSLHEPMYLFLCSLFVNELLGSTGLFPLLLLQILTDVHTISVSHCFLQMFCLFLYACVEFASLALMSYDRYLAICFPLQYNTVLTYNKVAVLIAVSWFCSFIAIIIPTSLSAPLRLCGNIIQKVYCDNFSIVKLACSDTTVNNIYGLVGTSVAVLGPLTLIVYTYTRILKVCFSGSKQTRHKAFSTCTPHLASLLNYAFGVCFEIVQSRFNMNNVPNILRIFLSLYWLTCQPLFNPLMYGLKLSNIRILCRNVFCVKERMRSRRKGRA; translated from the coding sequence ATGGAAAATTATTCTCaagtttcatatttttttcttgttgcctACTTTGATACTGGGATTTTCAAGTACTTATATTTCCTTCTTATAATGACTTTGTATGTGCTAGTAATCACTGCCAATGTGTTTCTGATTGTGCTTATCTGTGTGAACAGGAGCTTACATGAACCCATGTACCTTTTTCTGTGCAGTCTGTTTGTTAATGAACTGTTGGGGAGTACTGGGCTGTTTCCACTCCTTCTGCTTCAGATCCTCACAGATGTTCACaccatttctgtttcacattgTTTCCTGCAAatgttctgtctttttctttatgcGTGTGTAGAATTTGCCAGTTTGGCCTTGATGTCATATGACCGATACCTGGCCATCTGTTTTCCTCTGCAATATAACACTGTTCTGACATATAATAAGGTTGCGGTGCTTATCGCTGTGTCATGGTTTTGCTCATTTATTGCCATCATCATCCCGACCTCTTTAAGTGCTCCTTTACGTCTGTGTGGAAACATTATTCAGAAAGTCTACTGTGATAATTTCTCTATAGTTAAACTGGCCTGTTCTGACACCACAGTCAATAACATCTACGGACTTGTTGGTACGTCTGTTGCAGTGTTAGGTCCTTTGACTTTAATCGTCTACACCTACACGAggatccttaaagtgtgtttttctggatctaaacagaccagacataaAGCATTCAGTACCTGTACACCTCACCTGGCTTCACTGTTAAACTATGCTTTTGGTGTTTGCTTTGAAATCGTCCAGAGCAGGTTTAATATGAACAATGTGCCCAATATATTGAGAATATTTTTATCACTATACTGGCTCACCTGTCAGccactatttaaccctttaatgtacGGACTGAAACTGTCCAACATTCGCATCCTCTGTAGAAATGTGTTTTGTGTGAAAGAAAGAATGCGAAGCAGAAGAAAAGGCCGAGCCTAA